In a single window of the Carassius gibelio isolate Cgi1373 ecotype wild population from Czech Republic chromosome A12, carGib1.2-hapl.c, whole genome shotgun sequence genome:
- the cabcoco1 gene encoding ciliary-associated calcium-binding coiled-coil protein 1 isoform X1 — translation MPHLLWFPGQQYTDNNMSGRERSREGVRSAENSGKIKRGEETDKDDTELREVKKPFPQWELLKQDQINILLSLPVDQVQLQFEDILNIENHQTCVKEAALLEYFVNGFWWAKEMNFNSQQISFIMALLQQLLDNIKNEHSSFADNFKRFIQTVLASKASFLFTTTDQIKAITNYFKTSLFQHYRLYELLFNHRRDEQLLKIEKCIEVINPAEFAAPLEEGMPTDLYFHYMAPPCVQTPEQTIQESHEENVEEPGKAELEESPGNQVGFSVEDVREALGEMTQEMLAKLQVYTLEQQQAFSVALYNHGLFIRNNMLITTNRENQREKKTFLFA, via the exons ATGCCCCACCTACTGTGGTTTCCAGGGCAACAGTATACagacaacaacatgtctggaagAGAGAGATCACGAGAGGGAGTCCGATCCGCTGAAAACTCAGGGAAGATCAAGAGAGGAGAAGAAACTGATAAAGATGATACTGAGCTCAGG GAAGTGAAAAAACCTTTTCCTCAGTGGGAACTTCTAAAGCAAGACCAAATAAATATTCTGCTCAGCCTGCCTGTGGACCAAGTGCAGCT ACAGTTTGAGGATATTCTGAATATCGAAAACCACCAAACATGTGTGAAAGAGGCTGCACTGTTGGAGTATTTTGTCAATGGATTTTGGTGGGCCAAAGAGATGAACTTTAATTCTCAGCAAATCTCATTTATCATGGCCCTTTTACAGCAACTACTTGACAACATAAAAA ACGAACATTCGTCATTTGCTGATAATTTCAAGAGATTTATCCAAACAGTACTTGCCAGTAAAGCCAGTTTTTTATTCACCACCACCGATCAAATCAAAGCCATCACAAATTACTTCAAGACCAG TCTTTTCCAGCACTACAGACTATATGAATTACTGTTCAATCATAGAAGAGATGAGCAACTCCTGAAAATAGAG AAATGCATTGAGGTGATCAACCCTGCTGAGTTTGCTGCCCCGCTGGAAGAAGGCATGCCCACTGATCTGTACTTCCATTACATGGCTCCCCCATGTGTCCAAACGCCTGAGCAG ACCATTCAGGAATCTCACGAGGAGAATGTGGAAGAACCTGGAAAAGCTGAACTGGAAGAAAGTCCCGGGAATCAAGTGGGCTTCAGTGTGGAAGATGTTCGAGAGGCGCTGGGGGAAATGACCCAGGAGATGTTAGCAAAACTACAGGTATACACCCTTGAGCAACAACAAGCCTTCTCAGTTGCCTTATATAACCACGGcctgtttataagaaacaacatGCTGATCACTACCAACAGAGAGaaccaaagagaaaaaaaaacctttttattcgCTTGA
- the cabcoco1 gene encoding ciliary-associated calcium-binding coiled-coil protein 1 isoform X2 has translation MPHLLWFPGQQYTDNNMSGRERSREGVRSAENSGKIKRGEETDKDDTELREVKKPFPQWELLKQDQINILLSLPVDQVQLQFEDILNIENHQTCVKEAALLEYFVNGFWWAKEMNFNSQQISFIMALLQQLLDNIKNEHSSFADNFKRFIQTVLASKASFLFTTTDQIKAITNYFKTSLFQHYRLYELLFNHRRDEQLLKIEKCIEVINPAEFAAPLEEGMPTDLYFHYMAPPCVQTPEQTIQESHEENVEEPGKAELEESPGNQVGFSVEDVREALGEMTQEMLAKLQADFTERLRVHEETYISRLERLQKASSKQH, from the exons ATGCCCCACCTACTGTGGTTTCCAGGGCAACAGTATACagacaacaacatgtctggaagAGAGAGATCACGAGAGGGAGTCCGATCCGCTGAAAACTCAGGGAAGATCAAGAGAGGAGAAGAAACTGATAAAGATGATACTGAGCTCAGG GAAGTGAAAAAACCTTTTCCTCAGTGGGAACTTCTAAAGCAAGACCAAATAAATATTCTGCTCAGCCTGCCTGTGGACCAAGTGCAGCT ACAGTTTGAGGATATTCTGAATATCGAAAACCACCAAACATGTGTGAAAGAGGCTGCACTGTTGGAGTATTTTGTCAATGGATTTTGGTGGGCCAAAGAGATGAACTTTAATTCTCAGCAAATCTCATTTATCATGGCCCTTTTACAGCAACTACTTGACAACATAAAAA ACGAACATTCGTCATTTGCTGATAATTTCAAGAGATTTATCCAAACAGTACTTGCCAGTAAAGCCAGTTTTTTATTCACCACCACCGATCAAATCAAAGCCATCACAAATTACTTCAAGACCAG TCTTTTCCAGCACTACAGACTATATGAATTACTGTTCAATCATAGAAGAGATGAGCAACTCCTGAAAATAGAG AAATGCATTGAGGTGATCAACCCTGCTGAGTTTGCTGCCCCGCTGGAAGAAGGCATGCCCACTGATCTGTACTTCCATTACATGGCTCCCCCATGTGTCCAAACGCCTGAGCAG ACCATTCAGGAATCTCACGAGGAGAATGTGGAAGAACCTGGAAAAGCTGAACTGGAAGAAAGTCCCGGGAATCAAGTGGGCTTCAGTGTGGAAGATGTTCGAGAGGCGCTGGGGGAAATGACCCAGGAGATGTTAGCAAAACTACAG GCCGACTTCACAGAGAGACTGCGAGTTCATGAGGAGACCTACATCTCGAGGTTAGAACGACTTCAGAAAGCCTCTTCCAAACAGCACTGA